The Paroedura picta isolate Pp20150507F chromosome 2, Ppicta_v3.0, whole genome shotgun sequence sequence CCACCGCGAGCCACGGCCTGCAAACCAGCTGCTTGGCCAcgtgtgccgccgccgccgcgtccaGCAGCTCTGGCATGGGGCCCCGCGTGACCTTCTCTCCCGCCGGCCGCAGCCTCTTTGACGAGCCGCTGGCCATCAGGGTGGAAGGGCTGCACCGCCAGCAGCTGGTCACGCTTCGGGCGTCCCTGCCGGACGAGAGCGGGGTGCTCTTCGAGTCGCGCGCCCTGTACCGGGCAGACAGCCACGGGCAGCTGGACCTCGCCCGCTCGCCGGCGCTGGAAGGGGGCAGTTTCTCCGGCTTGGAACCGATGGGGCTGCTGTGGTCGCTGAAGCCCCACAAACCCCACAGGCGCCTGGTGAAGCGCGACGTGCAGCGCCCTTTCCGCCTGGAGCTGGAAGTGTGGGACAGCCGCGGCGAGTGCCTGGCCAAAGGCGCCCACGAGCGGGCCTTCCTGCGGGACGGCGGCAGGAGGATCCCGGTGCGAGAGGGGAGGATCCGGGCCACGCTATTCCTACCCCCCGGTGAGTGGGGCAGTTCCGGTCCAGCAGTGCGATTCGGTCATCCTGCGAGGGCGACCCATAAACCAGGAATCACACCCGCAGTCTGCAGTTCATTCTGCCATGCGCGTCCTTCGCCTTCTTAAACACGGGTGTGTACACGTGCTTCTTGCTCAGCGCCGCTCTGAGCCATTTTGGTGCCTAACCCAAATCTCCCTGCTACTCTTGTCCTTCTCTTCCCCCAGAAGTAAAAGTATAATTGAAGAGGCAGCGTGGTTACTGGTTAGAGTGTCGGACTATGATCTGCAAAGCCCAGATTCGAAATCCctgccctgccatggaaacttgtttCACACACTGTcaccctaacctacttcacagggttgttgggaggatagattagttagttagttagttagttagttagttagttagttagttagttagttagttagttagttagttagttagttagtatgGAGGAGActgaagtaagctgctttgggtccccaccgtGGGGAGAACAGCAGGGAATAAGGAGAGTAAATAAACTCTGGCCATTTCATGGTGCCTACTGGTTGCCCTGGCCTgaccgaccccccccccttttagaggCTTGCTTGCTGAATCCGAATGTTTCCTAGGCTTCCCCTTGGGTTTGTTTTAGTTTCAAAGCTGTCAAGCTAACATAATGTGCCTCAGTTTCTCATGTAGCCTTTAGTACTTTGACTAGGCCAGTTGGTTAAGCTTACAGATTATGCAGGAAACTATTCTACCAGCCATCATTAGATGAATACATTTGTGGATGCCTGATATTCACAGAATAAGTAACGCTGCTGCTTATTACATCTCCTATAGGTGATGGCCCCTTTCCTGGAGTCATTGATATTTCTGGAACTGGAGGAGGCCTTCCTGAATACCGAGCCTGTCTCATGTCCAATAATGGCTTTGCCATGCTAGCACTAGCCTATTATGCTTATGAAGATCTCCCTAAAGATATGAAAGAATTCCACCTGGAGTATTTTGAAGAAGCTGTGAATTATATGCTGAAACATCCAAAGGTAAGGCCATAGAGTGTTAACCTTCCAGTTTTCTGCTACATTTGACAGAGAGGGAAAGTTTTGTGCAGCCCAGTCCTAAGCATATTCACTCTATAGAATTCAGGGCAGCTTACTCTCAGTTCCTCAAGGGTCCATAGGGTGCATTCCTTGCTACAGTCACTTTAGAGCGCTGAGTTAGTGAGTTATCCAAACTGAGTTATGACTGTCATGGCTTATGGTGCTGTAgaaatcttgaaatatttttaatgCTCAACTCCTGAAAAACAACTGTCATAAAATATTAATGCCTAAAGCAgctaattttttcacattttgaaaGTTAAAGGGTTAATTAAAGCAGGGAAGTCTTGAGTAGCCTTTGAGACAAAAATCAGTAACAGAATGCCTGATCTTGTCTACCTAAGGATAGGCAGCATGGACTTTAGCTCAgtttataaaatttatttatttaataccgctctccccgaaggttcagggcggtttatatcAAACAGAGATtactgtacaaataactcagtatataataacacaataataactataacattatgaacaatagaacactggggagaacaatctcaacgcttactgatggcccagtggggtgggtgagcctgcGATGCTGGTtttaggagggaggctgagggggactgattggaagcggtggtactggtcgacctcaaccaaatgcctggcggaggagctcccttttgcaggccctgaggaattgtttgagttggatggagaaagctctggccctggttgaggtcaagcgggcttccttgggtccaggtatcaccaggaagttggagctggtggagcgtaaggctctttgaggcagAGAGGCAaccccttaggtacactgggcccagactacgtATTGCCTTAAGGGTGATAACCAaggccttaagcctgatccggaattcaactggaagccagcacagctgctggaggatgggctggatgtgggatctcctaggtgttgctgtgaggaccctgggagcagcattctagaccagttgaagtttccggatcaaggataagggcaggccaacATAGAGttagttgcagaagtccaatttagaggtaaccgttgcatggatcacaggggctaggtgttctgagagccagcttggtgtagtggttaggagtgcagacttctaatctggcatgccaggttcgattcggcactcccccacatgcagccagctgggtgacattaggctcactacggcactgataaaactgttctgaccgagtagtgatatcagcctcacccaccccacagggtgtctgttgtggggagaggaaagggaaggtgactgtaagctactttgagcctccttcgggttgagaaaagtggcatataagaaccaactcttcttcttctggggccaattagggcgctagtagtttggcttggtggaggtggtaaaatgccagccacgctaccgtcgtgatctgggcctccatagagaggaaggcatcaagaatcactcccaaattcctggcagagttGGCTGCTGATAATCGTACTCTGATAGTCGTAGGCACACTTCATCGCTTGGGCCTTTCCTCcccggccacaggacc is a genomic window containing:
- the LOC143830328 gene encoding acyl-coenzyme A thioesterase 1-like isoform X1, translating into MSSLARLLRAATASHGLQTSCLATCAAAAASSSSGMGPRVTFSPAGRSLFDEPLAIRVEGLHRQQLVTLRASLPDESGVLFESRALYRADSHGQLDLARSPALEGGSFSGLEPMGLLWSLKPHKPHRRLVKRDVQRPFRLELEVWDSRGECLAKGAHERAFLRDGGRRIPVREGRIRATLFLPPGDGPFPGVIDISGTGGGLPEYRACLMSNNGFAMLALAYYAYEDLPKDMKEFHLEYFEEAVNYMLKHPKIKGPGIGLLGHSKGGDLCISMASFLKSITATATVNGSIANVGATLRYKDITIPPLGFSTKRIKVDQTGMADIVDALNNPLEGPNRQSLIPVEKAESHFLFIVGMDDRNWKSDFFATEASNCLQAHGKEKPEIICYPGAGHYIEPPYFPLCSASMHLLVSRIVVWGGEPRAHAAAQVDAWQQIQTFFNKHLNNKQNGRQNKL